A stretch of DNA from Methylobacterium sp. CB376:
TCTCGCGGGCGCGCAGCTCCTCCGGCAGCGTCGCCGGATCGGACCGGCGCCCGACCGCGAAAGCGGCCTCGACGCGGTGGTTCGCCGGCAGGTTGAGCGCGACCGGCGCCCGCTCCTTGTCGAAGCCGGTCATGCCGTGGGCGTGCCAGCCGAGCTTGATCGCCTGGAGCTGGAACAGGGCCGAGGCGGTGCCGGTGTCGAAGGAGGCGCTCCAGGAGGGCTGGAGCCCGTCCTTGGTGTTCATCATCTGGTTCGAGACCAGGAACAGCAGCGCCCCCGCGCCCTTCACCCAGCCCTGGTTGAAGGGCACGAGCAGGTCGAAGAGCGGGCCCCATTCGGGCGTG
This window harbors:
- a CDS encoding nitroreductase family protein, which translates into the protein MTSANSRTADHPIDPLFLERWSPRAFTGEALTRADLLTMIEAARWAPSSYNSQPWRFVYALRDTPEWGPLFDLLVPFNQGWVKGAGALLFLVSNQMMNTKDGLQPSWSASFDTGTASALFQLQAIKLGWHAHGMTGFDKERAPVALNLPANHRVEAAFAVGRRSDPATLPEELRARETPNGRHPIGDFAFAGAFPAREA